The DNA region ACCATTTCCCTTGTAAATGGGTCCCTTGCTTAGATCTTTCAAATAACTGAATCAAATAGTCCACCCTAGATAAGTAAAAGAAAGAATTCATTACCTCCAACAATATGCAGCGAAGGACATCTTCACAGCTCTTTGATGGATCAAGTTCAATATTGGCACCTGGAACTGAAGCAACATTATTTGCTTTCGGGATTCTCTGGACAAATAAGCTCTCTAAAACTCTCAAGGAAACCATTTCCCTAGCATTTCTCCCCAGATCATCGGAAATTTCAGGAGTCCTCTTAACCAAATCTGTTATGCATGAACTATTAATGTCAAACAATTCTGATGCCCACAATTTAACAACAGCTTCTACGAAATAAAGCAATTGTAAATTCACACATACTGATGAGTAAAGATGTATCTATTTCATTGAAGCTTGCTAGTGCTTCAATCACCCAAATCCAGGGTAGAGATGATGTACAGGAACGCTTGGTAGCCATGAAAGTCTGTTGCAGTGCTTCAGAAACCATAAATTCGCTAAGTCAATTCCCAGCTACCTCATACTTTGCTCATGAAGCTGTTTGACATAGAGATAGAGGATGACAGTGCGATGAATTCATAATACTGACACAAGTAACAATTATATTAGATACTTGCACCCATTAACTCAATATCCAAATGACATTCGTTCATGATTTTTATTTCAACTGGATAAATAATAAAACTTTATCTAAAGGCCTCAAACAAGGCCAAAATACATGGAGGCTATGTTGAGGAAGAGCAAAACATAACAGGTAAACATAATCAAAGAATTCCTTGAGCAAGCGAAAATAGGATATAAACACTTTCTCTTGATTTCATAAGATGCCAGCTCCCCCATCAAAGCCTATTCAAAAACTGAAACTGGTAACATAAAGTTGTGTAAATCAGTGAGTATTTACTAGAAAACTCAAACCTAACAATCCGAGCTGGCATATGGgtttaaatcaaaacaataaaacaATACATAATACTACAGCTTCTTGCGTCGAAGATTTCCTCCTCGTCCTACAAGTGCTATTTCTTCAATAGCTTCCTTTCATTCACTAAATAGTAAATACTCACCTCTATAAGTTTCATCAACCTTGTAATCAGtgaattatgagatttgggaaagaaaGAAGCACTATAAAATGACGTTATGTTTCAACTAATTAAATCATACTTCTACACTAGTCCTTTCTTCTCAAAACTGAAGTTCGTGCTTTAATTTAGTATGACCACTGGAAATCAGAAATGGATACATCTTTTTTATGTTAAATCAAGGAATATTATTAGAGTAAAATAAATTGTGAGTGTCTCTACCATACTAGTCCTAGCACTAGATACTAGATAAAAATGCCGGTCACCACTCACCATAACATAAGATCCTACTCTGCTTGTTTAAGTCAACCCAGATTGCAATCGTCATCCATTATAGTTATATGCATAATACATTCAAGTACATATTGAACAAAGAAAAAGATAACATTCAAACGGAAAAAAGTTCAAAACAATATGTTCTCAAGCACCTAAGGGTGTGgtctagtggtcaatgaagtgggagTAAAATGAGGTAACATGTTCAAATCCCAGCGGAAGCAAAAAACACTAGGTGACATCTTCCAATCTGCCCAAGTCTTGGTGGGCAGAGTTACTCGGTGCCTGTACTGGTGGGAGATACGAGGACCGGGTGGAATAGTAGAGGTGCGCGCAAGCTGACCCGAACACTACCATCATAAAAAAAAGAAGTTCTCAACCCCCTCTCGGGAAGGCAAAAATTAATTGGGAcaacaaaagaaagaaacatGAGTATATGACCATTTAGCTTGGAAGAGTATGAAAGTAAATAAAGCTGGATCCTTTCACATGTTTAGCATTATAAATAACATAAGAactaagataaaaataataagacgCATCTCAGTTGTCGCTACACAAAATCCATACCATAAGCTGCTTCTGTAAAACGATGAAGAACTAATTACTTAAATGCTGTACTGTtctaatttcaaaatttatacaCACATGCAGACAGATACATATAGAGATATTCTTGAAAACCTAATTTGGAATGAATTTAACGATAGGCTAATATCAGAATTGAAGCTTCTCAAGTTCCtaatttccccaatttctcaaTTGATTCAAATTGCAACAGtataaaattgaaatacaaatagaaagaaaaaatattagaTATTTTAGAACCTTCAGTTTCAATTCGTGTCTTTGTACAAAAGCGGATGAATCACTTTGTTCGCAAGTTGCAGAGCTCCCATTCAACCGTTCAAATCTTTATTGTTACCGAAGCAGGAAAATGAAAACGAGAAGGAAAAGTATTaaactgaaaaaagaaaaaaagaaaaacatttggGGAAAGAAGTGGGCTTCGGGTCGTTGGGTCGGATCCTCGTTCACAAGTCGCGAAGGGGTAATAACCGAAAGGGAATAGGGCatcaggaaaagaaaataacttTTTTACGTCTATTAAGCGTAAAAGATGTATAAAAAAGAAGTTgatcataaaattaaaaataaatttgtaaagaaacaaaaaattatttgactCCCGAGAGGGATCTGCTTCGGCAACCAGTTGATTGaattcataaattaaattaaaattaaaaaaaaatagtcccTAATTAATGTATTGGGCAAAATGTATTTTGGTCATTAATGTATGACACTGAACATAAACTATCCTTCATGTTTGTAAAAAGGGGAAATTTTTGGTCCTAAGCTAAATAATAGCCCTAAACTAatgctgtccaacgggacggtgTGGACTGGACAAAATTATCGGGACGAAACAGGACGGAGCGGACCATAAATGGGACGGGATAAACGGAATGATCCGGTAGGCCCATCCCATCCCACTAAAAAACTCGATGGGACGCGACGTGACGTGGGGCCTAAGTAGTCCTTTTTAAAAAaggttatttaaatatttaagcaATAAATTTGGCAACGGCTATTTTTTATAGATAGCAACGGTTATTTTTCTAAAGTTGCCAATgactaaatttttaaaatttgcaacggctagttttttgactttttaataaacttaaaacttaataaattatAAAGAAACTAagaaaagaattataaaatattaaaacaaaagacttgtaacgaaatattttagtaattataaTAGACTTTTAGTTTATTTAACATAATCTCAAGCTATAAAGTAACTaagtaagacaattcataaattaaaaaaatcaaggCTAAAGCCTTTTATATTATTAATAGAAGTTTCAAATTACACATACAAATACATGCCTTTTGAATAGCACATAATCTATGCATCCGCCTTCTACCTTCTAGGAAGGACACTGTTTGAAGTAGGCCTCTTAGTAGctaattacaaattatcatactaatatttgtaagctcccaTATAGCTTCGTTATAACTGATATATAATTTTTGTGAgacattgttctggaattggcaatgttgcttgatgttccatgagttccataCCGTCATCGCTCCCAGTGCAAAGTATCTcaatgtatttttcttcttcactagtggttaatttttcaaaatcaaaatttcttctttctgacATAAGGTACATGGGGTAAAGCTCCAGACCGAGTTTGACTTTGAGTTTGAACTTGTGTTGCTGGAATAGTGGGTATTTTatctaattcttcttcctcattaaaaatatcattgccaaattgtctttgtaaagtttcatgatctagttgttctctcgaattaatattataaaatgcGTAGGGTTTGgaaaatgaagtttcatcaacatgagtccattcatctatatgttttctaatTCTAGGAGAAGGATTAGGATTAGGATTTCTACAACTAGCACATTTTCTACTTTTTTTAAATGGGTTGGTTATACCAAATACACTTTTAGGAACtataatttaaatacaaaaataaattaaaaaagttaacataaaaattaaatacacaaatGAAACAGGAAAATAGAACatgtaaagtaaacacaaaaattaagcactaaaatgatacgcaaaaattaaatattaaaattaggagatggaacgagtgcaccgtgattaaatattaAACTTGAAAATATTGCCCAAAACATTGCTCCAAATACTTAACGAAttaatttgaaacttgaaagttgctccaaaaatttGCACAACTACTTGAAACGTAGTTGATTATGAGAAAATTGAGAGAAGAATATATATAGAATGcaagagatttgagagagaatgaTTGATTTTTGTGGGAAAAAATGAATAAGGATGGGATATCTATAGTTAAAAATAGGGCCAAagtataatttaataaacttaggaattaaattaaaagtttatttttgggGGAGGGCGAGGTAGGGGTGTTTTGGGGGAATGGGGCGATAGGGGCCAAAAATGGCCGTTTATAGCCGTTGCCAACGgctaattttgaaataaatgtcgTTGGCCAACGActcttttttgaaaaaaataaaaaacaattcaCGCGGGCTGACGGGACGGGACAAAACCTTAACGGGCTAGCCTACCAGAACAAAATGGGCAGCCCATCCCATGTCCCATGTCCCATTTAATATAGGCCCAGTCCCGTTTAATATTTAGGGGTCGGGACGAGATCGGGACCGAGATAAAACCGGGATGGGCCGTGCTgacccgtcccgttggacagccataccCTAAAATAAAGGGAATGTGAACATTATTAACGGAGTAATAATGACATTAACAATAAGAGAACAAGAGATTTTAAAATACCATTATATATGTTCTTTTTATTTTACGGTCCTTTTCACACGAGATTGGTAAAATGTAGTAATATAAAAGATTGATAAATGACGCATATGAGATATTTGTGCGATTAGTTTTTTTATACAATTGTAATTAGTCATAAAAGATTATGTTTTACAGGAGATCAGTAAAAATTAACATCATAGATCAataaataaaacacataatatttttatttaattattttcttctatttaatTTACTAGTCTTatggtacgcgctttgcgcgtatTCCCTATATCAAtaagtaaataattattaaaaaagcACAAGTATTATTAAACAATGTCtttgagtttttttttatatatatatatatatatatatatatatgtcacgacccgaaattcccaccttcgggaccgtgatggtgtctaacatttcacttgctagacaagccaacgttagaataatattagccattttaaaataattttaaattaattaataacaaagaaacaaatgcgaaaataaagtgaataatccatattaatagcgatgtctaaataccatcccagaactggtgtcacaagtgcacgagctactagaataatacaaataacgATCTGAATGAAAATGAAGCTGTCTGGAAGAAATACATAGCTACGATAAAGTGGAAggaacttcagaactgcgaacgccatgcagctatacctcaaatcttttgcgaatagctgaatccgagcaaatctattgTACGCCGTTATAAccaactctggtatctgcacaagaagtgcaaagtgtagtatgagtacaaccaaccccacgtacccagtaagtaccgagcctaacctcgacgaagtagtgacgaggctaaggcatgtcacttacattaacatgtacgcaataataataataacaacaataatagaaataaaacaggtaactcaattcaacagttgaagccaactcggcagtcataaccaattattattttaatcagtttctgttgcggtgtgcaacccgatcccacaatatattcattttcatttaatcatgttgcggcgtgtaactcgATCCTCAATATAttttttcaatcaattctgttgcggtgtgcaacccgctcctctaataatataatttaccaattatcacgaccccaaattccctccgtaggatgtcgtgatggcacctagtctctaagactaggtaagcctatcaatgcgaaataaaaatttaaatatgaaataaataaactacaattcaaacaatttcaactcccaaaattcggtagaaataagtcacaagcttctaagaatttattctctatgtctctatacatcagagtctaaagcaaataaggaagacgacatagtaagatagaaggggactccggagtttgcggtcgctggcagatatacctcgaagtctcctcgtacagctagtttactgatgcctgaTCTGAtaaggtgtacctggatctgcacaaaaagatgtgcagaaccgtagtatgagtacaccacaacggtacccagtaagtgccaagcctaacctcggtagagtagtgacgaggtcaggtcaaaccctactggaaaataataatagatggcatggtaaaatattttataacataataaaataaaatgacaatgataatgaatcaagtagtatgtcaccatttaattacacaaaaagAAGGGAAAACAATACCTCGCGGAAACAAAACAGaaattttcaactttaagaaaatcacaaataatcaaaggcaactgcggccataaataaatatcaacaagggcactcccgaggtaccgcctcgtagtcccaaatcataaataaattcacaatatctcattttcttatcttaccgcaggagccttcacaatttatttgaaagatcaCTAGGTACTGCTCCCTCCTACCAACATAGGTACCATGTAAATCTTTCTACCAATAGATAGATGGGAAGAAACCACCTTGTTTTTTGGGCTACTAGGGTTTAAACCCATGTCTCCCATGATCCGTTCTAGCTTCATGGACGGCTAAGTCACACCCTTATCAAATTGACATTATTTTCACATGGCAAATTCAAGTACTTAAAATACTCTCGATGAATTCAATAACTACATGAAAGATATAATCAGCCAGTCAATATTTGTTGCTCACAAGTAATAGAAAGCAAGCATTATTTGTGTCGAGTTGTTGGTAAAGTTTTCACTAGTGTGTATTTTTCATTACATCCTCCGGAAATAGGGCATATGGAGCATGCAAAAGGGGAACGACTTTAGAGCAATTGAGGAGTAAAGTATAGACCCTTAAACCAAGTTGTTGCATGGATAatagaagagaagaagaagaaggaggatgaGGGAAAATAGAAGAGGACAAGAGACTGAAAGGGGGATAGGGATTTGCTGCATACTTTAAGAAGGGTAAAGTATAGCACCCAAGGAGTGTTAATGAtggattctttttgtttttttcttttggggGTGGGGGCTTAATTACCTATTATCTGGGTAAGTTTTGCATTTCACAAATCACAGTTTTTCTCATTCTTTTGTGGataaatttttagtattttatagaTGTaactttttatttcattattttattggaaCAAAATCTTGGTACAGGTATCACTGTCAAAGATTGTTTTCCTTATTGGGCATGTAGTAACACTGTCAGTCCCAGAACCTTGGAAGTGTGAAACTCGAATCTTAGCATTTCTATTATGTGTTTTACTTGTATGCTTTGCATATGTAGTTGAAGCCTGGTTTTGTGTGTGTGTACATGTGTATGCCATTGGTGGGAAGGAAGAGATAGTTCAGTTAGCATTGCAGATAAGAGAAAGAGGATAGTCTCTGGGTcttttggtggtggtggtggtggtttgGGGGGGGGATGTGCTCTTTTATGTCCTTTCTGATAAATTTCAAATTATTATTGGAACTATACACTTGGAACTGCTGTTAGTTTAATATCAATAGTTGAATTAGAGTTGTCACCACCAAGAAAAAGTAGTTCAGAAATGAGGGGCGAATATTGTAATGAATTTGATACGAGTCAGCCACTCTCTCAGCGGAGATAATAAGCTGCATACAGGCTGATGTTATCTATGCCCTTCATGGAGGTTGCCAGGTTCCGCGTTCCAAAACTGACCAATTAGTAATTATTAGTTTGCTTTGAAGTATAACTGATAATATACACTGCACTTGCAGCtgcaaaacaaaaaagagaagcaAAATCCCTTTGTCTTTATCTCACTGGTAAAAAGGAATAGCACTGCCGCATGTTTCCTTCTTATTTATGCCATGGGCTAGGATTGGAACTAGAATACTACTTCAAGCAATGTCTAACTTCACCTTCCTCATTTAGTGAGTAACTGAGTATAGTCTGAGGCTTAAATTAAAGTGCAATTCATGGAGCTGGTTAATACCTGGGTTTATCTTAGGTAAGAAAGCGATGGGATGAGAAGGACGGCGGCTTCTGCGCTAAGTTTTTGTTTATAAAAAATTTGATATTAAATTTACcttatcaattttttttaatatttgacttttctttttcatcattttaatttttaGGTGCTTCTGTTTTCTGCAACGTTTGGGGAAAGTGTCAAAGCATTTGTGACAAAAATTGTTAGAGATCTTTTCGTGAAAGATTATAACCAGATGTTTGTGAAGAAAGAAGAACTTTCGCTGGATTCAGTGAAGCAGTATAAAGTGCAGTGTCCGGATGAACTTTCAAAAGTCATGGTGATTAAAGACAAAATACTTGAACTAGGACAGAAGGTGGGGCAGACAATTATATTTGTTCGTACAAGAAACAGTGCGAGTATGCTGCATACATCATTGGTGGACTATGGCTATGAAGTGACAACAATTCAAGGGGCTCTTAAGCAAGAAgatagagacaaaataatcaaggagttcaaagaaggaTTGACACAAGTTCTTATATCAACTGATCTTCTTGCTCGTGGATTTGATCAATCGCAGGTAACTTTAGATTTTAATCTTCCCAGTTGTCAGCCATATATGATATAAAATTAAGGTTCTTTTGTACGTGTAACTTCTTTCATAGCAATGATGTTTTATTTCTGTAAATGCTTTCTTGATTTCTGTTTTGGTGGCTAACATTTAGAATTCCTAAAAGCTACTACAAAATATATACAGGTTAATTTGGTGGTTAATTATGATCTCCCTGTGAGACATGAGAGTCCATCAGAGCCAGATCATGAGGTATACTTGCATCGGATTGGTAGAGCAGGGCGTTTTGGCCGCAAAGGTAATATGTTTCCACTTTTTTATGCATCTTCCGTGCTCTGTTTGTCTCTCTCGGTGTATTTATCGTTCTGTATCACTTACATATTATTTATATAGAGTTATTTTAGAGACCTCCCTCCAGGTTTCACTTCGCCGCACTAACTTCCCTTGTGGTTTATGATATTACCGTTACCTcccttattttgattttcttgtaacAATTCTTTAAATCTATTTGTCATTAAATTTAAATACAATACGAATTGATAGATCGCCTTTTCTTAATATTAAACTCTTCCAATTAATTAATTCCATCAAAATATCTTAATTGACAAGTTCTttcgaaattaaaaaaaaatgcaaTCTATACTTAGCTTCTCCAGCCGTTAATATTTGGGTTGTTTTCTTTTATAATAATGTAGTAGAAGAGTCTTTGGTCTTGGGATTTGGGGACGTTGTAATCCTCTTGCAAGGAAACATTATGTAGAGTGATTCTTCCGCTCTTGGTTCCCATCCTTTTTAACTTTGGAAAATATGGTTTTCTATCTTCTTTATGTCTCGATAAAGTTTGGTTATTTTCTTTTGCTAAATCTTGATTGGAACTCTCATTGGTAATAATGTAATGAATATGCCTATCCATAATTTCTGAAATGGGTGAGTTTTGCGGGGCATGTTCATGTTCTGCATAATATTGAAGTATGAAGACTCCTTCATATGCCGGTGGCCATGATGGTAGTAGTTCAGAACACTGAAGAACTAGCCTAGGGTATTAGGAGTATGTTTTTCTAACTCTAtgagaaattaaagaaaagataTTTATAAGATTCACCTATTTGCAGCTCAAGGATTGAAAGTATTAGCGTCTTGATTCCCTTCTTAACCTGAAATGAAATGAACATAGGAAAAGATTGATCATCAGATTCATTTCCTTGTTAGAAAGAGCCCAAGAGTGGCTCATAAAATTCTGTTAAGATGAACAGTGCTTTGTACCTGAACAGTGCCTGAACCCTAGGTATGATAATACATGCCTGAACAGTGCTTTCTATGGCCGAGCCTCTTCCATCTCTTCTTATTCCTAAAATTCCACCACACCCATCAAGAGC from Nicotiana tabacum cultivar K326 chromosome 24, ASM71507v2, whole genome shotgun sequence includes:
- the LOC142178384 gene encoding DEAD-box ATP-dependent RNA helicase 38-like; this encodes MELQNKKEKQNPFVFISLVLLFSATFGESVKAFVTKIVRDLFVKDYNQMFVKKEELSLDSVKQYKVQCPDELSKVMVIKDKILELGQKVGQTIIFVRTRNSASMLHTSLVDYGYEVTTIQGALKQEDRDKIIKEFKEGLTQVLISTDLLARGFDQSQVNLVVNYDLPVRHESPSEPDHEVYLHRIGRAGRFGRKGNMFPLFYASSVLCLSLSVYLSFCITYILFI